A stretch of the Phycodurus eques isolate BA_2022a chromosome 15, UOR_Pequ_1.1, whole genome shotgun sequence genome encodes the following:
- the brf2 gene encoding transcription factor IIIB 50 kDa subunit, producing MSAAALKCLCCGSSSVVEEDHYTQRQMVCVDCGAVVSEGALTHDTFEGTDISYSRTTAVSKKPCLNQRKGQQQLTALCRVLRVNSEIERIASEYFTQAYEHESFLKVSLQKKETLVGCCVLVSCRQLNWPVSMCTIACLLEVDMAMVGGVYHEMIKVLQLEVPHISVSDVMESHCKEYKISSLDLPEGLAEDHRDIQERALSLVELAADSWIVTGRRPVPLMMATVYLAWQSLKPNLVRLNMSLPKFCRIAKVRQNQTAAKRVGEIKSVLCKLGKEIPWVTDPVTSGNVVRYVEDIVKNRYALLRRALRSHEQAMREESQLCCEEANPSEPEDQILCATSQRSEKSKQPGEGREFKAHQDLEPNWGKRMVFAPPCVIHAKRRRAVAERLEGITGDEEISDSEIDSYIRTPQEAREFAAAQKAWVSQSDQAECE from the exons ATGTCCGCGGCGGCTTTGAAATGTCTTTGCTGCGGCTCTTCCAGCGTTGTAGAGGAGGACCATTACACTCAACGTCAGATGGTGTGTGTCGACTGTGGCGCTGTGGTGTCCGAAGGGGCTCTCACTCACGATACTTTCGAAGGCACAG atatcAGCTACAGCCGCACAACAGCTGTGTCTAAAAAGCCATGTTTAAACCAGAGGAAAG GCCAGCAGCAACTAACAGCCCTCTGCAGAGTCCTGCGGGTCAACAGTGAAATCGAGAGGATAGCGAGCGAGTATTTCACGCAGGCTTATGAGCACGAGAGCTTCCTGAAGGTGAGCCTGCAGAAGAAGGAGACTCTGGTTGGCTGCTGCGTGCTggtgagctgcaggcagctcaACTGGCCCGTCAGCATGTGCACCATCGCATGCCTGCTGGAGGTCGACATGGCGATGGTGGGCGGCGTTTACCATGAGATGATAAAAGTTCTCCAGCTCGAAGTGCCGCACATCAGCGTTAGCGACGTGATGGAGTCTCATTGTAAAGA GTACAAAATTAGCTCCCTCGACTTGCCCGAAGGCCTTGCCGAGGACCACAGGGACATACAAGAACGAGCCTTGTCCCTGGTAGAGCTGGCCGCCGACTCCTGGATCGTGACCGGACGCAGGCCCGTACCCTTAATGATGGCGACGGTCTACTTGGCCTGGCAGTCTCTAAAACCCAACCTTGTTCGCCTCAATATGTCCCTGCCAAAATTCTGTCGTATCGCCAAGGTGAGACAGAATCAGACTGCCGCCAAGAGAGTGGGCGAGATCAAGAGTGTGCTTTGCAAACTGGGGAAGGAGATCCCTTGGGTGACGGATCCTGTTACGTCGGGCAATGTGGTCAGGTACGTGGAGGATATTGTCAAGAACAGATACGCGTTACTACGGCGGGCTTTGAGGAGCCACGAGCAGGCCATGCGGGAGGAAAGTCAACTCTGCTGTGAAGAGGCAAATCCCTCTGAGCCCGAAGATCAGATTTTATGCGCAACCAGTCAACGTTCTGAGAAGTCTAAACAGCCAGGAGAGGGTAGAGAGTTCAAGGCTCATCAAGATCTAGAACCCAACTGGGGTAAGAGGATGGTTTTCGCGCCACCGTGTGTGATTCACGCTAAGCGACGGAGAGCGGTGGCAGAAAGACTCGAAGGCATAACCGGTGACGAGGAGATCTCGGACAGCGAAATTGACTCCTACATCCGTACCCCGCAGGAGGCCAGGGAATTTGCTGCGGCTCAGAAGGCTTGGGTGTCACAGAGCGACCAGGCCGAATGCGAATAA
- the LOC133414108 gene encoding prolactin-releasing peptide receptor-like: MLSLTFSGRTVTQLLSFGAMEANGSGTHKDIYEVAVHDNSSNRSSQFADVALLQTFKPLIIPCYALVVAVGVFGNYLLLYVICRTRKMHNVTNFFIGNLAFSDMLMCVTCVPFTLAYAFNPHGWVFGRFMCYLVFLIQPVTVYVSVFTLTAIAVDRYYATVHPLKKRTSMATCACVLTGIWLLSCGLVAPAVSHTYHVEFKEEGFTICEEFWLGQEKARRAYAYSTLLVTYVLPLSAVFVSYLCITVKLKKCVVPGHRTQEKASAQQARKRKIFRLVALLVSAFAMCWLPIHVFNMLRDIDIQLINKRFFLLIQLLCHLCAMSSSCCNPFLYAWLHDRFRAELRKMLKCNSRVGVPANRCTAGVVL; this comes from the exons ATGCTCTCCCTCACTTTTTCAGGACGGACGGTGACGCAACTGCTGAGCTTTGGCGCCATGGAGGCTAACGGCAGCGGCACGCACAAAGACATTTACGAGGTGGCCGTACACGACAACTCCAGCAACCGCAGCTCACAGTTCGCCGACGTGGCCTTGCTGCAGACGTTTAAGCCCCTCATCATCCCGTGCTACGCCctggtggtggcggtgggcgTCTTCGGCAACTACCTGCTCCTCTACGTCATCTGCCGAACACGCAAGATGCACAACGTCACCAACTTCTTCATCGGCAACCTGGCCTTCTCCGACATGCTCATGTGCGTGACGTGCGTGCCCTTCACCCTCGCGTACGCCTTCAACCCCCATGGTTGGGTCTTCGGCCGCTTCATGTGCTACCTGGTGTTCCTCATCCAGCCTGTCACCGTCTACGTTTCGGTCTTCACGCTCACTGCCATCGCTGTGGACAG ATATTACGCGACAGTGCACCCCCTGAAGAAGCGCACCTCCATGGCTACCTGTGCGTGCGTCCTCACCGGGATCTGGCTGCTGTCCTGCGGCCTGGTCGCCCCGGCAGTGAGCCACACCTACCACGTGGAGTTCAAGGAAGAAGGCTTCACCATCTGTGAAGAGTTCTGGCTGGGCCAGGAGAAGGCGCGACGGGCCTACGCGTACAGCACCCTGCTGGTCACCTATGTCCTGCCCTTGTCTGCCGTCTTCGTCTCCTACTTGTGCATCACGGTCAAGCTGAAGAAATGCGTGGTTCCCGGGCACAGGACCCAGGAGAAGGCCAGCGCCCAGCAAGCCCGCAAGAGGAAGATCTTCCGGCTGGTAGCCCTTTTGGTGTCCGCCTTCGCCATGTGCTGGCTCCCCATTCATGTTTTCAACATGTTGCGAGACATCGACATCCAGCTCATTAACAAGCGCTTCTTCCTACTCATCCAGCTGCTCTGCCACCTGTGCGCCATGAGCTCGTCCTGCTGCAACCCTTTCCTCTACGCCTGGCTGCACGACCGATTCCGTGCCGAGCTGAGGAAGATGCTCAAGTGCAACAGCCGCGTCGGAGTGCCCGCCAACCGCTGCACCGCCGGCGTGGTCTTGTAG